AGATCGGCGGCGATGTACTCGACGCCGCCCTCGGACGCGCGGGAGTGCCGGCTCAGCACCCGTACCTGGTGACCGGTGTCGCGCAGCGCGGGTGTGACAAGGCGGCCGAGGGTGCCCGTACCGCCGGTGACCAGAATCGATGACGTCATGGTTTCTCCAACCTCTCGTGGACCGGTGTCCCGGTCACATCGGACGGGTCGAGCGGGTCTACTTCAGTGACACCCGGCGAGCGAGGAATGTGACGTGATGGACGAGAGCACTCTGCTTCTGGAGCGTTTCGAGGAGGACCGGACTCGTCTGCGCGCGGTCGCCTACCGGATGCTCGGCTCCGCGAGCGAGGCCGACGACGCCGTCCAGGAGACCTGGCTGCGCCTCGGCGGCGCCGACGCCGGCGAGATCCGGAATCTGCGCGGCTGGCTGACGACCGTGGTGGCGCGGGTGTGCCTGAACATGCTGCGTACGCGCGCCTCGCGGCGCGAGGAACCGCTCGACGTACCGGAACACCCGGACCCGGCGGGCGCGCGTGAGGGGGAGTACGGCCCGGAGGAGGAGGCGCTGCTGGCCGACTCCGTCGGGCTGGCGCTGCTGGTGGTGCTCGACACGCTGTCGCCGGCCGAGCGGCTGGCGTTCGTCCTGCACGACATGTTCGCCGTCCCCTTCGACGAGATCGCCCCGATGATCGAGCGCTCCCCGGCGGCGGCGCGTCAGCTCGCGAGCCGGGCGCGCCGCCGGGTCAAGGGGGCCTCGCCGCTGCCCGAAGCGGATCTGGCGCGCCGGCGCCGGGTCGTCGAGGCGTTCCTGGCGGCGTCCCGGGGCGGAGACTTCGAGGCGCTGGTCACGCTGCTCGACGCGGATGTGATCCTGCGCGCGGACCGGGCGGCCGGCCCCACCCCCGCACCGCTGCTCCTCCGCGGCGCGCACAAGGTGGGCAAGGGGGCGTCGATGGCCGCGGAGCGGGTCAGGTTCACCCGGCCCGCGCTGGTGAACGGGTCGCCCGGACTGGTGATGGCCCCCGGCGGACGGCTGTTCCTGGTCCTCGCCTTCACGATCAGGGACGACAAGGTCGCCGAGATCGACATCATCGCGGACGCGGACCGGCTGGGCGGGGTGGAGGTCGCGGTTCTCGACGCGTGAGGGGGCGCGGGGGGCCGGGCCCCGGTCGGCCCGCTCCGCCCGGCCGACGGCGAGGGCCAGCCATCGCCCATCGGGTCATTTCGGGCATATTGTTGTGAGTGGGACCTTCGTCAGACACCAGGGGGTCATCATGGTTGAGGGACTGGTCATAGCGGTCATAGCCGTGATCTGCGTGTGCGCGGTATTCGCGATGGCGTCCGCCCGGGTCGTCAAGCAGTACGAGCGCGGCGTGGTCTTCCGTCTGGGTCGGCTGCGCGAAGGCATCCGAGGGCCCGGATTCACGCTGATCACGCCGTTCGTGGACAGGCTGAGCAAGGTCAACATGCAGATCGTGACGATGCCCGTCCCCGCACAGGACGGCATCACACGCGACAACGTCACCGTGCGAGTCGACGCGGTGATCTATTTCAAGGTGGTCGACGCGGCGGACGCGCTGATCCGGGTCGAGGACTACCGGTTCGCGGTCTCGCAGATGGCGCAGACCTCACTCCGGTCGATCATCGGTAAGAGCGATCTGGACGATCTGCTCTCGAACAGGGAGAAGCTGAACCAGGGCCTGGAGCTGATGATCGACAGCCCGTCCATCGGCTGGGGCGTACAGATCGACCGGGTCGAGATCAAGGACGTGTCGCTGCCGGAGACGATGAAGCGCTCCATGGCACGGCAGGCCGAGGCCGACCGTGAGCGCCGCGCACGGGTGATCAACGCGGACGCGGAGCTGCAGGCGTCGAAGAAACTCGCCGAGGCCGCCGGGCAGATGTCCGATCAGCCCGCCGCGCTTCAACTGCGGCTGCTCCAGACCGTGGTGGCCGTCGCGGCCGAGAAGAACTCCACGCTGGTTCTGCCGTTCCCGGTCGAACTGCTCCGCTTCCTGGAGCGCGCCACACCGGCCGAAACGGCCCAGGCCGTCGAGGCCGCCTCGGCCGCCCTCCGCTCCGAACCCCCGCCGGCCCCCAAGACCTCCGACGACGCGCCTCGGGCGGCTTCCGGTACGCGGGAGAAGCAGGCGCTGGAGACGCAGCCAGGGGAGAAGGAGGCGGTGGAGAAGCGACAGGGACGGGAGAGAACGACCGTCTGAATCCGCCGGCCTCCGGGCCGAGCACCGACGAGGCTGCCCGCTCGCAGCCTCGTCGCCCATGTCCGGCGTGACAAGCCTGCCCCGTACGGGCCGGCCCCGTTCACAGCCAGTCGTGTTCACGCGCGTACCGCGCCGCCTCGTGCCGGGTCCGTGTCTGCGTCTTCTGCATGGCGTGCGAGAGGTAGTTGCGTACGGTCCCCTCCGCCAGGTGCAGGCGCCCTGCGATCTCGGCGGCGGAGTACCCGTCGCCGGTCGCCCGCAGCACGTCGATCTCCCGGTCGGTGAGCGGGCAGTCGTCCACGACGGCGAGCGCGGAGACGTCCGGGTCGATCCAACGCCTGCCCCCGTGCAGCGTGTTGATGACCGACGTGATGTGCGCGGGCTCCGCCGACTTGCTGACGAAGCCCTGCACTCCGAGCCTCAGGGCCTTGCGGAGCACGCCGGGTCTGGCATGGCGGGTCAGCATCAGGACCACCTGGTCCGGCCGCTCACGGCGGATCTGTTCGACGGCGCCGAGCCCGTCCACACCGGGCATCTCCAGGTCGATGACGAGCACGTCGGGCCGGTGTCGCAGTGTGGCCCGCACGGCGGATTCGCCGTCGTGGGCCTCGGCGACCACGGTGATCCCGTCTTCGAGGGTCAGCAGCGCCGCGAGTGCCTTGCGCAGAAGCGCCTCGTCGTCCGCGAGCACCACGGTGGTCATCGGTCGTCGCCCTTCCGTGCCGGGGAGCGCGGCGTCGCCGCGCCCAGGTGAGGGAACTCGGCGGCCGTGAGGAAGCGCCCGTTCTCCTGCTCCACCGTCAGCCCGCCTCCGCTGTCGCCCACGCGTTCCTTGAGAGTGGCCAGTCCGCCGAGCTCCGGCAGGGGAGCGTCCGGCGCTCCGTCGTTGACGATGGTGATGCCCGACCGCGTGAGGGTGATCCGTACGCGCGTGGCCTGCGCGTGGCGCAGGATGTTGGTCGTCGTCTCGCGGAGTACCTGGCCGAGCAGCCCGTCGACCGTCTCGTCGACGGCGGCCTCCCGGTTGACGCGCACGCGGATGCCCGCGGCTTCGAAGAGATTCTTCGCGTTCTCCAGCTCCACGGACAGATTGAGCCGCCGCTGTGCGTAGGCGAGCTGTTTCGTCTGGGCGATGGTGTCGCTGACCAGGGCGTGCACCTCCCGCAGCTCCTCCTCCACGCGTCCGATGTCGCGCCGCACCAGCTTCTCGGCCAGCGCGACC
This window of the Streptomyces niveus genome carries:
- a CDS encoding sigma-70 family RNA polymerase sigma factor, producing the protein MDESTLLLERFEEDRTRLRAVAYRMLGSASEADDAVQETWLRLGGADAGEIRNLRGWLTTVVARVCLNMLRTRASRREEPLDVPEHPDPAGAREGEYGPEEEALLADSVGLALLVVLDTLSPAERLAFVLHDMFAVPFDEIAPMIERSPAAARQLASRARRRVKGASPLPEADLARRRRVVEAFLAASRGGDFEALVTLLDADVILRADRAAGPTPAPLLLRGAHKVGKGASMAAERVRFTRPALVNGSPGLVMAPGGRLFLVLAFTIRDDKVAEIDIIADADRLGGVEVAVLDA
- a CDS encoding slipin family protein, whose protein sequence is MVEGLVIAVIAVICVCAVFAMASARVVKQYERGVVFRLGRLREGIRGPGFTLITPFVDRLSKVNMQIVTMPVPAQDGITRDNVTVRVDAVIYFKVVDAADALIRVEDYRFAVSQMAQTSLRSIIGKSDLDDLLSNREKLNQGLELMIDSPSIGWGVQIDRVEIKDVSLPETMKRSMARQAEADRERRARVINADAELQASKKLAEAAGQMSDQPAALQLRLLQTVVAVAAEKNSTLVLPFPVELLRFLERATPAETAQAVEAASAALRSEPPPAPKTSDDAPRAASGTREKQALETQPGEKEAVEKRQGRERTTV
- a CDS encoding response regulator transcription factor, with translation MTTVVLADDEALLRKALAALLTLEDGITVVAEAHDGESAVRATLRHRPDVLVIDLEMPGVDGLGAVEQIRRERPDQVVLMLTRHARPGVLRKALRLGVQGFVSKSAEPAHITSVINTLHGGRRWIDPDVSALAVVDDCPLTDREIDVLRATGDGYSAAEIAGRLHLAEGTVRNYLSHAMQKTQTRTRHEAARYAREHDWL